The sequence below is a genomic window from Longimicrobium sp..
GCCGACACCGTGCAGTAGTTGGGGCCCTTGGCGTTGTAGCGGATGGAGACGAGCCCCGCGGCGATGTCGGAGATGAACATGGGCACGAAGAAGGGCGACACGCGGCCGGGTCCCTTCTCCAGCAGGCGGGCGTGCTGCTCCTCGAAGGTGTGGATCCCCCCGATGCCGCTGCCCACGATCACGCCGAAGCGCTCGGAATCCAGCGACTGGAACGTGTCGTCGAGCCCCGCCTCGCGCATGGCCTGCACGGCCGTGGCGATGGCGAACTGGCTAAAGCGGTCGGTGCGCTTCACTTCCTTGCGCTCGATGTACTGCCCCGGATCGAAGTCCTTGACCTCGCACGCAAAGCGCACGGCGTGGCCGGATGCATCGAACTGGGTAATGGGGCCGGCACCGCTACGCCCGCCGAGCAGGGCCGCCCAGGATTCCTGGACGTCCAGCCCGACGGGCGTGACGAGGCCGGTCCCGGTAATCACGACTCGGCGGTTCATCAGCCGCTCCGGGACGGGTTCGGGACGTATGCAGGGCCGCCCCGGGGGGCGGCCCTATGGAAAGGCCGCGGTGGCAAGCGCCGGAGCGCTCAGCCGTTGCTGGCGTTGCTCGTGATGTAGTTGATGGCGTCGCCCACCGTGCGCAGCTTCTCGGCCTCTTCGTCGGGGATCTCCATCCCGAACTCTTCCTCGAAGGCCATCACCAGCTCCACCGTGTCGAGCGAGTCAGCGCCAAGGTCCTCCACGAACGAGGCCTCGGGGGTCACCTTCTCGGCGTCCACGCCCAGCTCGTTGATGATGATCTCCTTGACCTTCGCCTCGATGTCCGCCATGTCCGTCTCCCTGTCGTTGTTTTTTGATCCCGTGAGTCCCGCGCCCAGCGGACGCGGGCCCTGCCCTTCTGCACCAAAGCCTACATGACCATTCCGCCGTCCACAACCAGCGTCTGGCCGGTGATGTACGCCGCGCCCGGGCCGGCCAGGAACCGCACCGCCGGGGCGATGTCTTCGGGCCGTCCCAGCCGCCCCAGCGCGATGTTGCTCATCAGCGCCGTGCGCGCGGCCTCGGGAAGGTCCGACGTCATGTCCGTGTCAATGTACCCCGGCGCCACGGCGTTGACCAGAACTCCGCGCCCGGCGAGCTCCTTGGCCACCGACTTGGTGAGCCCGATGAGCCCCGCCTTACTGGCGGCGTAGTTGGCCTGCCCCGCGTTGCCGATGATGCCCACCACCGAGGTGATGTTGATGATGCGCCCGCTGCGGCGCTTCATCATCCCGCGCGAGGCGGCGCGCATCAGGTTGAAGGCGCCGCGCAGGTTGGTGTCGAGAACGGCGTTCCAGTCGTCGTCCTTGATGCGCATCAGCACGTTGTCGCGCGTGACGCCGGCGTTGTTCACCAGCACGTCCAGCTGGCCGAAGTCGCCTTCCACCTGCTTGATCAGCGCGGCGCACGCCTCGGGGTCGGCCACGTCGCAGGCGTACCCGCGATGTCCCTCGCCCGGCAGCTCGGCCGCGGCGGCCTCGGCCCGCGCGCCGTCGCGCGCCACGAGCGCGAGTCGCGCCCCCGCCTGCGCCAGCTCCCGCGCAATCGCCAGGCCGATGCCGCGCGAGCCGCCGGTCACCAGCGCCACCTGTCCCTGGAGCTCCTGCACCTCGCCACCTCCCGTCACGATGCCCCGTTCAAGAACGCTTCCACCTGCTCCGCCGTCCCCAGCGCCACCCCGCGTCCCTCGGCCGCCTTGTCGATACGCTTGAGCATGCCCGTGAGCACCTTGCCGGCGCCCACCTCCAGGAACCGCTCGGCGCCCATCTGCAGCATGGTGCGCACCGAGTGCGTCCAGCGCACCGTCGACGTCAGCTGGTCCACCAGCAGGCGC
It includes:
- a CDS encoding acyl carrier protein, producing the protein MADIEAKVKEIIINELGVDAEKVTPEASFVEDLGADSLDTVELVMAFEEEFGMEIPDEEAEKLRTVGDAINYITSNASNG
- the fabG gene encoding 3-oxoacyl-ACP reductase FabG; amino-acid sequence: MQELQGQVALVTGGSRGIGLAIARELAQAGARLALVARDGARAEAAAAELPGEGHRGYACDVADPEACAALIKQVEGDFGQLDVLVNNAGVTRDNVLMRIKDDDWNAVLDTNLRGAFNLMRAASRGMMKRRSGRIINITSVVGIIGNAGQANYAASKAGLIGLTKSVAKELAGRGVLVNAVAPGYIDTDMTSDLPEAARTALMSNIALGRLGRPEDIAPAVRFLAGPGAAYITGQTLVVDGGMVM